In a single window of the Dreissena polymorpha isolate Duluth1 chromosome 3, UMN_Dpol_1.0, whole genome shotgun sequence genome:
- the LOC127873758 gene encoding uncharacterized protein LOC127873758 has product MDLKPSHIFYLQDSFNNFFDKRSSHNRAKIEETLDNICEGGFIRATEPKPYASEPHYILPTSRHYPFTTEDDCDRYIYDEDYDDFNEEEQYDSLTMDENYDQFTTEEDFERFTTEDDYYQETTEDDYYQVTIEGDYANFSTDFDQFMAEDDCDQFTTEDDYDQFTPEYDYDHSTTEEDYDLYTCEVNQYDYHDYEL; this is encoded by the exons atggatCTTAAACcatcacatattttttatttgcaagATTCTTTCAATAATTTCTTTGATAAGCGATCATCGCACAACAGAGCAAAAATTGAAGAAACCTTGGATAACATCTGTGAAGGAGG CTTCATTCGTGCTACAGAACCTAAACCGTACGCATCAGAACCACACTATATCTTGCCAACAAGCCGGCATTATCCATTCACGACTGAGGATGATTGTGATCGATACATTTACGATGAAGATTATGATGATTTCAATGAAGAGGAACAATATGATAGTTTAACAATGGATGAAAATTACGATCAATTTACGACTGaggaagattttgaaagatttacGACTGAAGACGATTATTATCAAGAAACGACTGAGGACGACTATTATCAAGTTACGATTGAGGGTGACTATGCTAATTTTTCGACCGATTTTGATCAATTTATGGCTGAGGACGATTGTGATCAATTTACGACTGAAGACGACTATGATCAATTTACGCCTGAGTACGATTATGATCACTCTACCACTGAGGAAGATTATGATTTATATACGTGTGAGGTTAACCAATATGATTATCATGACTATGAACTTTGA